The following coding sequences are from one Schizosaccharomyces osmophilus chromosome 1, complete sequence window:
- a CDS encoding DUF757 family protein, PBDC1-like protein — protein sequence MATNIDAEQAVNAEEFAVKAVEQAQIYWSLLGMRKGSELRLTKYDDEIFEDLKKTFPEFENPKTVEFVNEEEMKSPKGKAAWRPFMMRYQKKIDDYNFGTLLRVRNTDEYGQDTTIFVPRMQFFAFEIARNKYGMNDWVYKN from the exons atggcCACAAACATCGATGCTGAGCAAGCTGTAAATGCCGAAGAG TTTGCAGTGAAAGCTGTTGAACAAGCTC AAATCTACTGGAGTCTTTTGGGCATGCGTAAAGGAAGCGAGTTACGTCTCACAAA AtatgatgatgaaatttttgaagactTGAAGAAGACTTTTCCCGAGTTTGAAAACCCCAAGACTGTTGAATTCGTCAATGAGGAGGAAATGAAGTCTCCCAAAGGTAAAGCAGCTTGGCGCCCTTTTATGATGCGctaccaaaagaaaatcgaTGATTATAATTTTGGTACCTTACTCCGTGTGCGCAATACCGACGAATATGGACAGGATACTACTATCTTTG TTCCTCGTATGcaattctttgctttcGAGATTGCTCGTAACAAGTACGGAATGAATGACTGGGTCTACAAAAATTAG
- the rad13 gene encoding DNA repair nuclease Rad13, with amino-acid sequence MGVSGLWNVLEPVKRPVKLETLNDKRLAVDASIWIYQFLKAVRDKEGNQLKSSHIVGFFRRICKLLFFGIKPIFVFDGGAPVLKRQTLRKRQARRVDRQENAALTANKIYALQMRHQAMRLEEESRKAEVEVDTSLQAKNQKLSSMSLDNNDVKPVLNNQKKYLKPDPYQLPEMDVSFDNLNNAHDPRVMSQEELTNYAMNFGDIEDVNLFDFSSIDFDSSMFRSLPDTDKYSILSAARLRSRFRMGLSTDQLAEMFPNRMDFSRFQIERLKERNDLTQRLMDFTGMNQFGPGRVAGEKNREYILVKNEGAEGGWALGVISGTAKNDPIVIDEDAVKLSSTMGEDDDEAEFDDVPLPETQKQMNPRELVAAKLREVRERSFEEEDDSENKEIDEIMTQLATHESIESYNRDGTTNLFNLSTEDIDNIRREVETNEDKKPKDVVFLEKKGKSESPERKLVEDDNTTNVPQKVEPKESIFMDDLPTFDNKESDHALGPLPFKEMDWGKSLFFSGIKDKSLSSEQGSVNSVKKSTESEPVLGQALNLEATSHKSDIENESVDNLLVPNNQQFDKGLKEQHPTDQQVEKSFGTICNDAVPIKEESPTLDSAISSSLENKGLKRSSPLLIKVNEGDYRHEYAKKEASHGDFELKAISTMTDNKNEADEKEDFAKMNKEDHSIEHINIPEELSDFNSKEETRTDMAENNNDVVEKEGHAKMDKEVYSNEHTDSSQNLADNNSEQKATHKHSMDGITGEEEDDNLEVAQNLMDEEEDDMMIRMAEEEKEYDRFVSELNKKNTDSNWDQEAFEKRIQELKVQKRTEKRDADEVTQMMIRECQELLRLFGLPYIIAPQEAEAQCAKLLELKLVDGIVTDDSDVFLFGGTRIYRNMFNQNKFVELYLMDDMKREFNVDQTKLIRLAHLLGSDYTLGLAKVGPVLALEILREFPGETGLFEFKQWFQRLSTGQATKEDLGTPVKRRISKLLGKVVIPPDFPNPMVDEAYLKPNVDESKQKFQWGIPDLDELRQFLMATVGWSKQRANEVLLPIIQDINRKEFEGTQSNLTQFFSGGNVFAPRVAYQFRSKRMEHALSSFRPDQPDQNERDLSTSLGITDVDANEESEQNQMSDPLKQRIAKRKRMMQSRRDSDSESSSEDEISSSSLSALSEQNKASAPLKTELSTKLTKKTSRVRKRQ; translated from the coding sequence atggGAGTTTCGGGCCTTTGGAACGTCCTTGAACCTGTGAAAAGACCCGTAAAGCTTGAGACTCTCAATGACAAGAGACTAGCAGTCGATGCATCTATCTGGATATACCAGTTTTTAAAAGCCGTACGTGATAAAGAGGGGAATCAGTTAAAAAGTAGCCATATCGTTGGGTTCTTTCGAAGAATATGtaaattacttttctttggtATCAAGCccatctttgtttttgatggAGGCGCGCCTGTTCTAAAGCGTCAAACTTTAAGGAAGCGTCAAGCAAGACGAGTCGACAGGCAAGAAAATGCAGCTTTAACGGCCAACAAAATTTACGCCCTACAAATGAGGCATCAGGCCATGCGccttgaagaagaaagtcGAAAGGCAGAAGTTGAAGTAGACACTTCTTTACAggcaaaaaatcaaaaactgTCTTCAATGTCCTTGGATAATAACGATGTAAAGCCTGTCTTAAATAACCAGAAAAAGTATCTTAAACCAGATCCTTACCAATTGCCAGAGATGGACGTTTCTTTTGACAATTTAAACAACGCTCATGACCCCCGTGTCATGTcacaagaagaattaaCTAATTATGCGATGAACTTTGGTGATATAGAGGATGTTAActtatttgatttttcaagtattgattttgattcaaGCATGTTTCGGTCCCTCCCAGATACGGATAAATATAGCATTCTTAGTGCAGCCCGGCTTCGGTCACGTTTCAGAATGGGTCTTAGTACCGACCAATTGGCagaaatgtttccaaatcGCATGGATTTCTCTCGCTTTCAAATTGAAcgattaaaagaaagaaatgatttAACTCAACGACTCATGGACTTTACTGGCATGAACCAATTTGGGCCGGGCCGAGTTGCAGGCGAGAAGAATAGAGAGTATATTTTGGTTAAGAACGAAGGTGCCGAGGGTGGTTGGGCCCTAGGCGTTATTTCTGGAACAGCAAAGAATGATCCTATTGTCATTGACGAAGATGCGGTCAAATTAAGCAGTACAATGGGCGAAGATGACGATGAAGCAGAGTTTGATGATGTGCCACTTCCCGAAACGCAGAAACAAATGAATCCTAGAGAATTGGTAGCAGCAAAATTGAGGGAGGTGAGAGAGCGCTCATTTGAAGAGGAGGATGACtcagaaaataaagagattGATGAGATCATGACACAGCTAGCTACTCATGAATCAATTGAATCCTATAATCGCGATGGAACTACAAACTTATTTAACCTTTCTACAGAAGATATAGACAACATTCGACGGGAGGTAGAAACGAATGAAGATAAAAAGCCTAAGGATGTTGtctttttagaaaaaaaaggtaaatcAGAAAGCCCTGAACGTAAGCTTGTCGAAGATGACAACACAACAAATGTGCCCCAGAAAGTTGAACCCAAAGAATCGATTTTTATGGATGATTTACCAACGTTCGAtaacaaagaaagtgaTCATGCTTTAGGACCATTaccttttaaagaaatggaCTGGGGaaaatctttgtttttctcagGTATTAAAGACAAATCATTATCATCAGAGCAAGGCAGTGTGAATTCAGTAAAGAAGAGTACGGAATCTGAACCGGTTTTGGGACAAGCGCTTAACTTGGAAGCGACTTCGCATAAAAGTgatattgaaaatgaaagcgTTGACAACTTGTTAGTACCCAACAATCAGCAGTTTGATAAGGGATTAAAAGAACAGCACCCAACCGATCAGCAAGTTGAAAAGTCGTTTGGGACTATTTGTAATGACGCTGTACCTATTAAGGAAGAGTCACCAACCCTAGATTCagccatttcttcttcgctCGAGAATAAGGGTCTTAAGAGGTCTTCTCCTTTACTAATAAAAGTGAATGAGGGAGATTATCGTCATGAGTATGCAAAGAAAGAGGCATCTCATGGAGATTTTGAACTAAAAGCAATATCTACAATGACtgataataaaaatgaagctgATGAGAAGGAAGATTTTGCTAAAATGAATAAGGAAGATCATTCCATCGAGCATATAAATATTCCTGAAGAATTGTCCGACTttaattccaaagaagaaacaagaaCCGATATGGCTGAAAATAACAATGACgttgttgaaaaggaaggtCATGCCAAAATGGATAAGGAAGTTTATTCCAATGAGCATACAGATAGTTCCCAAAATTTGGCTGACAATAATTCCGAACAAAAAGCGACCCATAAGCATTCAATGGACGGAATAACtggtgaagaagaagatgataaCTTGGAAGTTGCGCAGAATTTAAtggacgaagaagaagatgatatGATGATTCGCATGGctgaggaagaaaaggaatacGATCGATTTGTATCTGAATTGAATAAGAAAAACACTGATTCCAATTGGGATCAGGAAGCTTTCGAAAAGAGAATTCAAGAACTTAAAGTTCAAAAACGGACAGAAAAGCGTGACGCTGATGAAGTGACTCAAATGATGATTCGAGAATGTCAAGAGCTACTTAGACTTTTTGGTTTGCCTTATATTATTGCGCCTCAAGAAGCTGAAGCTCAATGTGCAAAATTGcttgaattgaaattgGTTGATGGTATCGTCACGGATGATTCAgatgtttttctttttggagGAACCAGGATCTATCGTAATATGTTTAATCAAAATAAGTTTGTAGAATTATACTTGATGGACGATATGAAGCGAGAGTTTAATGTTGATCAAACAAAGCTTATACGACTTGCTCATTTACTAGGAAGTGACTACACACTGGGATTAGCGAAGGTCGGTCCAGTATTGGCTTTGGAAATTTTGCGTGAATTTCCAGGTGAAACTGGCTTGTTTGAATTCAAGCAGTGGTTCCAACGACTGTCAACTGGGCAAGCAACCAAGGAAGACCTGGGTACACCTGTCAAGAGACGTATCAGCAAATTACTAGGAAAAGTAGTTATTCCTCCagattttccaaatccaaTGGTTGATGAAGCGTATTTGAAACCGAACGTTGATGAAAGCAAACAGAAATTTCAATGGGGGATCCCTGATTTAGATGAGTTGAGACAATTTTTGATGGCAACCGTGGGCTGGTCGAAACAAAGGGCGAATGAAGTACTTCTTCCAATTATTCAAGATattaatagaaaagaatttgagGGAACACAATCAAACTTGACACAGTTTTTCTCAGGCGGGAACGTTTTTGCTCCTAGAGTTGCTTATCAATTTCGAAGCAAACGAATGGAACATGctctttcatcttttcgACCAGACCAACCAGACCAAAATGAACGAGATTTGTCAACTTCTTTAGGAATTACAGATGTCGATGCAAACGAGGAAAGtgaacaaaatcaaatgtCTGATCCtttgaaacaaaggatcgctaagaggaaaagaatgatgCAAAGCCGAAGAGATTCCGACTCCGAATCAAGTTCTGAGGATGAAATATCGTCGTCTTCACTTAGCGCACTTTCTGAGCAAAACAAGGCGTCTGCTCCATTAAAAACTGAACTTTCTACCAAGTTAACTAAAAAAACTTCTAGAGTACGTAAGCGtcaataa